From Methanobacterium alcaliphilum, one genomic window encodes:
- a CDS encoding DUF3656 domain-containing U32 family peptidase: protein MIKLPELLAPAGSPDALKEAISAGADAVYLSGKKFGARQFADNFSVFEIESAIQYAHLRGVKVYVTVNTLIKERELSSAAEYVFKLYSMGVDGVLVQDLGLSHIIKEIFPDMDLHGSTQMTIHNNDSLEWLEENGFSRVVLSRELSMDEVNSMTKNSRLELEIFLHGALCYSYSGQCLLSSFIGGRSGNRGMCAQPCRKPYTIITSNLDEYGRPIKIQALPLKEKYILSPKDLCLYPHLRELVNSKISSLKIEGRMRSPEYVKTAVSIYRQALDKIGSGTNHLNNDYDMEVLKLGFNRGFTSGYLFKSMREKLMGRDKPGHRGLFIGNLKKYNPKKREGVIHLKSIIKPGKGDGLFFVPSNNEAPIGMDIEKPPFIKGKDMFLSLKKPVTVPSRVFLTRKKDLSLLYKNHQPIDLPNLAVDLFFKLDANNYPHLKGQIQTHGGKVVISEVVGKTSMEPAKTRPLSNKNIQKQLLKMGDKPFKGKISDIEYDETLFLPIKELNQLRRELIEDLEKKVIESYTPSLKKIDSAQLKLNELKKGLHYHGQKQNGPFKNASKSSQSSINLSVYVNDIPSLKSAIKTGFDRIYLDIPLLAPEKLLSKCSDPNSKYDFDFEYVNAILDEAIELCSQSNSHLVWKWPNITRNYLLDFLKKIKKDYPTGLDLMVGNIGAGNFIKKSFDETRLYGSYALNVWNHRTIATLSPLFSLITLSPELSWKEINNIIHYQKSNHLSSNSEIEILVQGNMESIISENCLISPDLISKTYFSEFSPEKSCLERFWGIKDERERVFPLKISSDCQSIILNSVETCLVNYVPAMMNNGIKNIAIDGRWRGERYVEKMGYFYEKAIQNSKNNKKVEKIKKDIKKISLGGITSYNFMKGIEKP, encoded by the coding sequence AATTACCTGAACTTTTAGCCCCTGCAGGATCTCCTGATGCTTTAAAAGAGGCTATATCTGCCGGTGCGGATGCAGTTTATTTATCTGGAAAAAAATTTGGGGCTCGGCAATTTGCAGATAATTTCAGTGTTTTTGAAATAGAATCTGCCATTCAGTATGCTCATTTAAGAGGAGTCAAAGTATATGTTACTGTGAATACTCTTATTAAAGAGAGGGAGTTATCATCTGCTGCAGAGTATGTATTCAAACTATATAGTATGGGTGTGGATGGTGTTTTAGTCCAAGATCTGGGATTATCGCATATCATAAAGGAAATTTTTCCAGATATGGATTTGCATGGTTCAACACAGATGACCATTCATAATAATGACAGTCTAGAATGGCTTGAAGAAAATGGTTTCAGCAGAGTTGTGCTATCTAGAGAGCTGAGTATGGATGAAGTAAACTCCATGACCAAAAATAGTAGATTGGAACTGGAAATATTTCTCCACGGGGCTTTGTGTTATTCCTATTCTGGGCAGTGCCTTTTATCATCATTTATTGGGGGTAGAAGTGGAAATCGTGGTATGTGTGCTCAGCCATGCCGAAAACCCTACACCATAATAACTAGTAACCTGGATGAATATGGCCGACCCATAAAAATCCAGGCATTACCTCTTAAAGAAAAATATATTCTTTCTCCTAAAGATCTGTGTCTTTATCCTCATCTAAGAGAACTAGTTAATTCTAAAATTAGTAGTTTGAAAATAGAAGGTAGGATGCGTTCTCCAGAATATGTGAAAACCGCAGTAAGTATTTACCGTCAAGCATTAGATAAAATTGGTTCAGGTACAAATCATTTAAATAATGATTATGATATGGAGGTCCTTAAATTAGGATTTAATAGAGGATTCACATCAGGATACTTATTTAAATCCATGAGGGAAAAATTAATGGGTCGGGACAAACCCGGTCATCGGGGTTTGTTTATTGGAAATCTTAAAAAGTATAATCCAAAAAAACGAGAAGGCGTCATTCATTTAAAATCAATTATAAAACCAGGAAAAGGAGATGGGCTTTTTTTTGTTCCTTCTAACAATGAAGCACCCATTGGTATGGATATTGAAAAACCCCCATTTATAAAAGGAAAAGATATGTTTTTATCCTTGAAAAAACCAGTTACAGTACCGTCAAGGGTTTTTTTAACCCGTAAAAAGGACTTATCTCTCCTTTATAAAAACCACCAGCCCATTGATTTGCCTAATTTAGCAGTTGATTTATTCTTTAAATTAGATGCAAATAATTATCCCCACCTTAAAGGCCAAATACAAACACATGGGGGGAAAGTTGTAATCAGCGAGGTTGTGGGTAAAACATCTATGGAACCAGCAAAAACTCGCCCACTATCCAACAAAAATATTCAAAAACAATTGCTTAAAATGGGGGATAAACCATTTAAGGGGAAAATTTCAGATATTGAATATGATGAAACTCTTTTTCTACCCATTAAAGAATTGAATCAACTTAGAAGAGAATTAATAGAAGATTTGGAAAAAAAAGTTATTGAAAGTTACACCCCCTCTCTAAAAAAAATTGATTCAGCCCAGCTAAAATTAAATGAATTGAAGAAAGGTCTACATTACCATGGCCAAAAACAAAATGGACCATTTAAAAACGCTTCTAAATCAAGCCAAAGCTCGATCAATTTATCAGTGTATGTAAATGATATTCCCAGTTTAAAGTCTGCGATAAAAACAGGTTTTGATCGTATTTATCTGGATATTCCTCTTTTAGCCCCTGAAAAGCTACTTTCCAAATGCAGTGATCCCAACTCAAAGTATGATTTTGACTTCGAATATGTTAATGCTATTCTAGATGAAGCTATTGAATTATGTTCTCAATCCAATTCCCATTTAGTTTGGAAATGGCCCAATATTACTAGAAATTATCTTTTAGACTTTTTAAAAAAGATTAAAAAAGATTATCCCACTGGTCTGGATCTTATGGTGGGCAACATAGGTGCTGGAAATTTCATTAAAAAGAGCTTTGATGAAACCAGATTGTATGGATCCTATGCTCTTAATGTCTGGAACCACCGTACCATAGCCACATTATCCCCTCTTTTTTCACTGATCACATTATCTCCAGAATTATCCTGGAAAGAAATTAATAATATAATCCATTATCAAAAATCAAATCATTTATCCTCTAATTCAGAAATAGAAATACTTGTTCAAGGAAATATGGAATCAATTATTAGTGAAAACTGCCTAATTTCTCCAGATTTAATTTCTAAAACGTATTTCTCAGAATTTAGTCCAGAAAAATCATGTTTGGAGAGATTTTGGGGGATCAAAGATGAACGTGAACGTGTTTTTCCTTTGAAAATTTCCTCAGATTGTCAGAGCATTATATTAAATTCTGTAGAAACTTGTCTGGTGAATTATGTCCCGGCAATGATGAACAATGGAATTAAAAATATAGCAATTGACGGGAGATGGCGAGGAGAACGTTACGTGGAAAAAATGGGTTATTTCTACGAAAAAGCCATCCAAAACTCAAAAAATAATAAAAAAGTTGAAAAAATAAAAAAAGACATTAAAAAAATATCTTTAGGTGGCATTACATCTTATAATTTTATGAAAGGTATTGAAAAGCCGTAA
- a CDS encoding sugar phosphate nucleotidyltransferase, producing MAGGKGTRIQPLTLSRPKPLIPVANRPMIEYILKKLKIHGHNDIVVTLNYLRTHIKKLLKKNHPNFNAKFSIEKKPLGTAGGVALAQKYIDDTFFVLSGDVLIDVDFDEILKFHKKKKALATMILKPVNDPSHFGIAVLSQDNEIIKFLEKPSHSDVFSKIANTGTYIFEPEIMDYIDTSQGAVDFSNDVFPELINAKAGIYGYISEGYWNDVGRPDSFLNANHDVLNKKITPRPNGKILKESVGKFGDIWVGDNVEIKDKVRIIGPVVIGNDSIIEQNSVIGRNTVIGDNVTIKENTTIEGSVIFSKSIINSNSHLKNCIIDSECILDSGCVIEKGALLGNSVHVGPSSLISSNRSITNKVKILPESHVDSNFPL from the coding sequence ATGGCCGGGGGAAAGGGAACTCGAATACAACCATTAACTCTAAGCAGACCAAAGCCCTTAATTCCTGTGGCAAATAGGCCCATGATTGAATATATTCTTAAAAAACTTAAAATTCATGGACATAATGACATAGTGGTTACTTTAAACTATTTAAGAACCCACATCAAAAAACTCTTGAAAAAGAACCATCCTAATTTTAATGCTAAATTCTCAATAGAAAAAAAACCTTTGGGCACCGCGGGAGGAGTGGCCCTGGCCCAGAAATATATTGATGATACCTTTTTTGTTTTAAGTGGAGATGTGCTAATTGACGTAGATTTTGATGAAATATTGAAATTTCATAAAAAGAAAAAAGCATTAGCCACTATGATTCTTAAACCTGTTAATGACCCATCTCATTTTGGAATTGCCGTATTAAGTCAAGACAATGAAATAATTAAATTTTTAGAAAAACCATCACATTCAGATGTTTTCAGTAAGATTGCGAATACTGGAACATATATTTTTGAACCAGAAATAATGGATTATATTGATACTTCCCAAGGAGCTGTTGATTTTTCAAATGACGTATTTCCAGAACTTATAAATGCAAAAGCAGGTATTTATGGTTATATATCAGAGGGGTATTGGAATGACGTAGGAAGACCAGATTCATTTTTAAATGCCAACCATGATGTGCTTAATAAAAAAATAACACCCCGACCTAATGGTAAAATATTAAAAGAAAGTGTGGGGAAGTTTGGAGACATATGGGTCGGAGATAATGTTGAAATTAAGGATAAAGTGAGAATAATTGGTCCAGTAGTTATTGGAAATGACTCAATCATAGAACAAAATTCTGTTATTGGGAGAAACACCGTTATTGGGGATAATGTAACTATAAAAGAGAATACAACAATTGAAGGCTCTGTGATATTTTCAAAAAGCATTATAAATTCAAATTCACATCTTAAAAATTGTATAATTGATTCAGAATGTATTTTAGATTCAGGTTGTGTAATTGAAAAAGGAGCTCTTCTTGGCAATTCAGTGCATGTAGGGCCATCCAGTTTAATTAGTTCCAATCGTTCCATTACCAACAAAGTAAAAATTTTACCAGAATCACATGTTGACTCGAATTTTCCATTATAA
- the otsB gene encoding trehalose-phosphatase, whose product MEDLKPKYLFDNLNLLAEFKNDISTAIITDIDGTISEITNNPKKALITPSMRNKLIKLKERFNLLAVISGRSLKDARSMVGIEDILYVGNHGLEYFSDGEYFVAPDVENYLSSINKTASKINKDLCAIEGLLFEDKGICYSIHYRKCDGSEIIRNKILDSIEKVPESKKLQINEGRKIVELKPPVGYDKGVIIHEIVDKYNLKKIIYLGDDITDLDAFKELKKLENQKKIKSASIIVLSNEIPIYVKNGAQFFVCDVKEVLKFFRWLLD is encoded by the coding sequence ATGGAAGATTTGAAACCAAAATATCTTTTTGATAATTTAAATTTATTGGCTGAGTTTAAAAATGATATTTCAACCGCCATAATTACAGACATAGATGGTACTATCAGTGAAATAACTAATAATCCAAAAAAAGCATTAATTACACCATCCATGAGAAATAAATTAATAAAATTGAAAGAAAGATTTAATTTACTGGCCGTTATAAGTGGTAGATCTCTAAAAGACGCCCGATCCATGGTAGGAATCGAAGATATTTTATATGTAGGAAACCATGGTCTGGAATATTTTTCAGACGGCGAATACTTTGTGGCTCCGGATGTAGAAAATTATCTCTCATCTATTAATAAAACAGCAAGTAAAATAAACAAAGACTTATGTGCTATTGAAGGTTTATTATTTGAGGATAAAGGTATCTGCTATTCTATTCATTATCGTAAATGTGATGGCTCAGAAATAATTCGAAACAAGATATTAGATTCAATTGAAAAAGTTCCTGAATCAAAAAAGCTGCAGATAAATGAAGGACGGAAAATTGTAGAATTAAAACCCCCTGTGGGTTACGATAAAGGAGTCATTATCCATGAAATCGTAGATAAATATAATTTAAAAAAAATAATTTATTTGGGGGACGATATCACAGATTTAGACGCCTTTAAAGAACTTAAAAAATTAGAAAATCAGAAAAAAATAAAAAGTGCCAGCATAATAGTTCTGTCCAATGAAATACCCATTTATGTTAAAAATGGTGCGCAGTTTTTTGTGTGTGATGTAAAGGAAGTTCTTAAATTTTTCAGATGGCTCTTAGATTGA
- a CDS encoding MutS-related protein, whose protein sequence is MDKEIDLTTVKGVGDHMAQKIISQLGGEKELFKIVKNCEVDKISSIDGVSQRKAIEIMNELLGNPTQQFLKTERTLQIYEEILEKIIKYTHTTHARNKILLLSPSKDMEKIQSNLNFVMESKEMVSNLPIKNVKKLLRNLNTPQEKKPHFDASKAILVENKEDYNYLLDLGLNKYYPLITAQEAGEIQEYELVIYVYSSGEIDFEDASNLIMVNKEAEELEIVPEKVLIYFFDNEDIFKQVLELRKITGTKTVMDEVLTIISELKEFKAREVDFDKVVESAKLVADEEIKNTIQNVDLNGNEVLALLNQGMTDKIEKIFDDIIGKSRETIKSQTGTEFDPFIRTYPLEIDQQELERIKKRELSNRQIVDFDNKVKAAKRLSDLRKSVDNEIKEALEFDYEFAMGCFAHYYKLEPPEISNNFTLKQALHLDLALENEENIQRVDYNLTDEENVAILTGANSGGKTTLLETMAQISIMAQMGLPVCAQNAQIKLLDEIYFFSKKRSLDAGAFESFLRTFAPIATTDTQKLILLDELEAITELEAAVKIISSFIEFIKDSKSYAVIVTHMAREIMKYAEVRVDGIEAKGLDENYNLIVDRTPRMNYLARSTPELILKMIHSRSDGKLKEVYSRILEKF, encoded by the coding sequence ATGGACAAAGAAATTGACCTTACCACAGTTAAAGGGGTAGGAGATCATATGGCCCAGAAGATAATATCTCAACTGGGTGGTGAAAAAGAACTATTTAAAATAGTTAAAAATTGTGAAGTGGATAAGATTTCCAGTATTGACGGAGTTAGTCAAAGAAAGGCTATTGAGATCATGAATGAGTTGTTAGGTAATCCCACACAGCAGTTTTTAAAAACAGAAAGAACCTTGCAGATTTATGAAGAAATACTGGAAAAGATAATTAAATATACTCATACTACCCATGCCAGGAATAAGATTTTACTTTTATCTCCTTCTAAAGATATGGAAAAAATTCAATCCAATCTTAATTTTGTAATGGAATCTAAAGAAATGGTTTCCAATTTGCCCATAAAAAATGTTAAAAAGTTACTACGAAACCTAAATACCCCCCAGGAAAAAAAACCACATTTTGATGCATCTAAAGCGATTTTAGTGGAAAATAAGGAAGATTATAATTATCTGCTGGATTTAGGCTTGAACAAGTATTATCCCCTTATTACTGCTCAAGAAGCAGGAGAGATTCAGGAATATGAATTAGTTATATATGTATATTCTTCAGGAGAAATAGACTTTGAAGATGCTAGTAATCTTATAATGGTTAATAAAGAGGCAGAAGAATTAGAGATAGTTCCTGAAAAAGTTTTAATCTATTTTTTTGATAACGAAGATATATTTAAACAAGTCCTGGAACTTAGAAAAATCACCGGTACAAAAACAGTTATGGACGAAGTTCTAACCATAATCTCTGAACTAAAAGAATTTAAGGCCCGGGAAGTTGATTTTGATAAAGTTGTTGAATCTGCGAAGTTAGTGGCTGATGAAGAGATAAAAAATACCATTCAAAATGTTGATCTTAATGGAAATGAAGTTCTTGCTTTATTAAATCAGGGAATGACAGATAAGATTGAAAAAATATTTGATGATATTATTGGTAAATCAAGGGAAACAATCAAATCCCAAACAGGCACAGAATTTGATCCATTCATCCGCACATATCCACTTGAAATTGACCAGCAAGAACTGGAAAGAATAAAAAAAAGGGAGCTTTCAAATAGGCAGATTGTTGATTTTGATAATAAAGTTAAAGCAGCTAAAAGGCTTTCCGATTTAAGGAAATCAGTGGATAATGAAATTAAAGAAGCCCTTGAATTTGATTATGAATTTGCAATGGGTTGTTTTGCTCATTACTATAAATTAGAACCTCCAGAAATTTCCAATAATTTTACTTTAAAACAAGCCCTCCATCTTGATCTGGCACTAGAAAATGAAGAAAATATTCAGAGGGTGGATTATAATTTAACTGATGAAGAAAACGTAGCCATTCTAACTGGTGCAAATAGTGGAGGAAAAACTACACTTCTGGAAACAATGGCTCAAATTTCTATTATGGCTCAGATGGGTTTGCCTGTATGTGCACAAAATGCTCAAATAAAATTATTGGACGAAATTTATTTCTTCTCCAAGAAAAGGTCACTAGATGCCGGTGCATTTGAATCATTCTTGAGAACTTTTGCACCAATAGCCACAACCGATACTCAAAAATTAATCCTTTTAGATGAACTTGAAGCCATTACTGAATTAGAAGCCGCAGTGAAAATAATTTCCAGTTTTATTGAGTTCATTAAAGATTCTAAGTCTTATGCTGTGATTGTTACTCACATGGCACGGGAGATAATGAAATACGCCGAAGTTAGGGTTGATGGGATTGAAGCTAAGGGCCTGGATGAAAATTACAATTTAATTGTAGATAGAACTCCTCGAATGAATTATCTTGCACGCAGTACTCCAGAGCTGATCTTAAAAATGATTCACAGCCGTTCAGATGGGAAACTAAAAGAAGTTTATAGCAGAATATTAGAAAAATTTTGA